A single genomic interval of Sphingopyxis sp. CCNWLW2 harbors:
- a CDS encoding DUF3237 domain-containing protein: MEEPRFRYLCSYRASFTEPQQMIGKAHFGRRMIAALTGGEVEGERLHGRVMPSGGDWATIDDNDTLRLDARITMETHDGALIYVSYRGVLRPLSAAHKHARNGGPRTPEEKAEVYFRTTPMFETGDERYLWLNDIVAVGLGASIGGAVRYDVFELL; this comes from the coding sequence ATGGAAGAACCCCGTTTCCGCTACCTCTGTTCGTACAGAGCCAGCTTCACCGAGCCGCAGCAGATGATCGGCAAGGCGCATTTCGGGCGCCGGATGATCGCTGCGCTGACCGGCGGCGAGGTCGAGGGCGAGCGGCTGCACGGCCGCGTGATGCCGAGCGGCGGCGACTGGGCGACGATCGACGACAATGACACGCTGCGGCTCGACGCGCGCATCACGATGGAAACGCACGATGGCGCCTTGATCTATGTCTCCTATCGCGGCGTGCTGCGCCCGCTGTCGGCCGCGCACAAACATGCGCGGAACGGCGGCCCGCGGACGCCGGAGGAAAAGGCCGAAGTCTATTTCCGCACCACCCCGATGTTCGAGACCGGGGACGAGCGCTATCTATGGCTCAACGACATCGTCGCCGTCGGGCTCGGCGCCAGCATCGGCGGCGCGGTACGCTACGATGTGTTCGAGCTGCTTTAG
- a CDS encoding spinster family MFS transporter — MATEIATGAPQGELGGEAGAEPGWPRPAYSWYVVGVLLLAYTLSFVDRMILSLLVAPIRAALNISDTEVSLLIGLAFALFYTVLGLPIAWIADRWNRRNLIVSGVALWSVMTAACGFAGSYATLFLTRMGVGVGEAALSPAAYSMLSDMFPRNKLARAMAVYSIGVPLGSGVAMILGSFVVQAVLAAPMVDLPLIGPVDAWRTIFLWVAAPGLLVCLLLLTVREPLRHGLQRTAAPDDMASAPGFLAHLAGQRAALGALFAGMSLIGLVMYGVIAWVPTFFARTYGMDVSQAGLWFGLIMATGGAAGLVMGGTLADRMFAKGVPDAHLRVMRLSILLGGPPLLAAALMPDATLAFVMLALAFPMLTMHGVGTVALQFITPNEYRARVTALYFFVVNLTGLGFGPMLMALLTDHLFGDDGALRYSIALVTGIALPLAAIILTAGFSAFARDLAKMTDAG; from the coding sequence ATGGCGACGGAGATCGCGACAGGCGCGCCGCAAGGCGAACTGGGCGGGGAAGCGGGTGCAGAGCCGGGCTGGCCGCGCCCCGCCTATAGCTGGTACGTCGTCGGCGTTCTGCTGCTCGCCTATACGCTGTCCTTCGTCGACCGGATGATTCTCAGCCTGCTCGTCGCGCCGATCCGCGCTGCGCTGAACATTTCGGATACCGAGGTCAGCCTGCTTATCGGGCTCGCCTTCGCGCTCTTCTACACCGTGCTAGGCCTTCCGATCGCGTGGATCGCCGATCGCTGGAACCGCCGGAACCTGATTGTGTCGGGCGTGGCGCTGTGGAGCGTGATGACCGCAGCGTGCGGCTTCGCCGGAAGCTATGCGACACTGTTTCTTACGCGCATGGGAGTGGGGGTGGGCGAAGCGGCGCTGTCGCCCGCCGCCTATTCGATGCTCAGCGACATGTTTCCGCGCAACAAGCTTGCACGCGCGATGGCGGTCTATTCGATCGGGGTGCCGCTCGGATCGGGCGTCGCGATGATCCTCGGGTCTTTTGTCGTGCAGGCTGTGCTTGCCGCGCCGATGGTCGACCTGCCGCTGATCGGTCCGGTCGACGCCTGGCGTACGATCTTCCTGTGGGTCGCAGCGCCGGGGCTGCTCGTCTGCCTGTTGCTGCTGACCGTGCGCGAACCGCTGCGGCATGGCCTCCAGCGGACCGCCGCACCCGACGATATGGCCTCGGCGCCCGGCTTTCTGGCGCATCTTGCCGGACAGCGCGCCGCGCTGGGGGCGTTGTTCGCGGGCATGTCGCTGATCGGACTCGTCATGTACGGCGTGATCGCATGGGTGCCGACCTTCTTTGCGCGCACCTATGGCATGGATGTATCGCAGGCCGGGCTGTGGTTCGGGCTGATCATGGCGACCGGGGGTGCGGCGGGGCTGGTGATGGGCGGGACGCTCGCCGACCGGATGTTCGCAAAGGGCGTTCCCGACGCGCATCTGCGCGTGATGCGGCTGTCGATCCTGCTTGGTGGGCCGCCCTTGCTCGCGGCGGCGCTGATGCCGGATGCGACGCTCGCCTTCGTGATGCTCGCGCTCGCCTTTCCGATGCTGACGATGCACGGCGTCGGAACGGTCGCGTTGCAGTTCATCACGCCGAACGAATATCGTGCGCGTGTCACGGCGCTCTATTTCTTTGTCGTCAACCTGACCGGGCTCGGTTTCGGTCCGATGCTGATGGCATTGCTCACCGATCATCTGTTCGGTGACGACGGGGCGCTGCGCTATTCGATCGCCTTGGTGACGGGTATCGCGTTGCCGCTCGCGGCGATCATCCTCACCGCGGGCTTTTCGGCTTTCGCCCGCGATCTCGCCAAAATGACGGACGCCGGTTGA
- a CDS encoding MFS transporter, translating into MARTRLIAALILTYVAFAMLLNSVGTVILQSISSFDVTKPQASTLEGFKDITIAVVSFVTASYLPRFGLRNALIGALILAIAGCIVMPLVGSFGAAQLHFAMVGAAFAVAKVVVYSMIGLVTDSPRKHASLTSLIEGMFMVGVLSSYWVFSAFIDPTGLRWLNAYWVLGAITALALALLLTARVDEHRTHEGEEAAASEGPPFVAMLKLAALPLVLVFVACAFLFVLIEQGIQSWLPTFNNEVLHLPAQMSVQAASLFAACLAIGRFGAGAVMARFDWYPVLNVCLASLAALIILVLPLADGVAPGAIHRWGDAPIAAFLFPLIGIALAPVYPTIISVMLSAMPNRQHPSLMGLVVVFSALGGTTGSVITGAIFAHLDGRTAFTLMLVPTAMLAGGLFLLRRRIQVIEA; encoded by the coding sequence ATGGCCCGCACCCGACTGATCGCCGCGCTGATCCTGACTTATGTCGCCTTTGCGATGCTGCTCAACAGCGTCGGGACGGTGATCCTTCAGTCGATTTCCAGTTTCGATGTCACCAAGCCGCAGGCGAGCACGCTAGAGGGGTTCAAGGACATCACGATCGCGGTCGTGTCGTTTGTGACCGCGAGCTATCTGCCGCGTTTTGGCCTTCGCAACGCGTTGATCGGCGCGCTCATCCTTGCGATCGCCGGCTGTATCGTGATGCCGCTGGTTGGCAGCTTCGGCGCCGCGCAGCTCCATTTCGCGATGGTCGGCGCGGCCTTTGCGGTTGCCAAGGTGGTCGTCTATTCGATGATCGGCCTCGTGACCGACAGCCCGCGAAAGCATGCCAGCCTGACCAGCCTGATCGAAGGCATGTTCATGGTCGGCGTCCTCTCCTCCTATTGGGTGTTCAGCGCCTTCATCGACCCGACCGGCCTCCGCTGGCTGAACGCCTATTGGGTGCTCGGCGCGATTACGGCACTGGCGCTCGCGCTGTTACTCACAGCGCGGGTCGACGAACATCGCACGCACGAGGGCGAAGAAGCGGCCGCAAGCGAGGGGCCGCCGTTCGTCGCGATGCTCAAGCTCGCGGCGCTGCCGCTGGTGCTGGTCTTCGTCGCCTGCGCCTTTCTGTTCGTGCTGATCGAACAGGGAATCCAGAGCTGGCTGCCGACCTTCAACAACGAGGTGCTGCACTTGCCAGCGCAGATGAGCGTGCAGGCGGCCAGCCTGTTCGCTGCGTGCCTCGCGATCGGGCGCTTCGGCGCGGGCGCGGTCATGGCGCGCTTCGACTGGTATCCGGTACTGAACGTCTGCCTCGCATCGCTTGCCGCGCTGATCATCCTCGTGCTGCCGCTTGCCGACGGCGTCGCCCCCGGGGCGATCCATAGGTGGGGCGACGCGCCGATCGCGGCCTTCCTCTTTCCGCTGATCGGCATCGCGCTGGCGCCGGTCTATCCAACGATCATTTCGGTGATGCTGAGCGCCATGCCCAATCGCCAGCACCCGTCGCTGATGGGGCTCGTCGTCGTCTTCTCGGCGCTCGGCGGGACGACCGGATCGGTCATTACCGGCGCCATCTTCGCGCATCTCGACGGGCGCACCGCGTTCACGCTGATGCTTGTCCCGACGGCGATGCTTGCTGGCGGGCTCTTTTTGCTCCGCCGCAGGATCCAGGTCATAGAAGCCTGA
- a CDS encoding TonB-dependent siderophore receptor, with protein sequence MLNRTYLLSSIALIALPATAFAQEAPQPDDAAAANEEIIVTGTAGGGVNRQDAAFAITSINSDAIDRAAPNSTADLFKVIPGVSAESSGGQNGANIFVRGYPSGGDAEFVTLMVQGVPFFSPPTLSFLENTQLIRIDETIERVEAVRGGTGALFGSGQPGLTVNFVQKEGGRDFEGLVKASITDYGDLRGDMLLSGPLGENTSFMVGGYYSSGEGIRSPGFTAEKGGQITGNIRHDLDKGSILVFARYLNDRGQWLLPIPVIRDGNKVRQFGNIDPGTGVLAGPETRLSTLPDGTRADLADGRGAKLVNLGTNFDYEIGEGFQLRYRASYLKGDADTTGLVPASTATTANAYAASLGSAVGSLTYVNGGQAVAGTQQVIRAGTWIVRKQIEDFTNDLAVEWESGSNKFTVGAYYSDFSSNDQWNLGNVHLLTAENHGRLLNLTLADGRVASSNGFTQGSFFNVNAAYDGREYAFYAVDEFQITPELRFDAGIRYQNYKATGTIENNSSVDTDNNPNTLYNNGTAVLNGTFRNIAYKKGAWSWTAGLNYDISSSVGVYARYNRGNTNPFFDNLRDGIFVSPRVDNFEGGVKVRTDLVSLYATLFHTKFKGLVTTVIQNGAPVADIGGARSTGIELEGQIRPIDNFAIAFSGTWLDAKYRDFFAGGGTIDLSGNRVQRQPKWQWRVTPSYDIEFGDNSKVSLYSTFSYVGDRFSDTANTQSLPHYFKIDAGVTVDVNDALTFAVTGDNLTDKVGLTEGDPRTLGQTGGEVVNARPILGRSFRFSAAYKF encoded by the coding sequence ATGTTGAATCGAACCTATCTGCTGTCGTCGATTGCGCTGATCGCGCTGCCGGCCACGGCTTTCGCCCAGGAAGCGCCTCAGCCCGACGACGCGGCGGCGGCCAATGAAGAAATCATCGTCACCGGCACCGCCGGCGGCGGGGTCAACCGCCAGGACGCGGCGTTCGCGATCACCAGCATCAATTCGGACGCGATCGATCGCGCCGCGCCGAACAGCACCGCCGACCTGTTCAAGGTCATCCCGGGCGTGTCGGCGGAAAGCTCGGGCGGTCAGAATGGCGCGAACATCTTCGTGCGCGGCTATCCGTCGGGCGGCGACGCCGAATTCGTCACGCTGATGGTGCAGGGCGTTCCCTTCTTCTCGCCCCCGACCTTGTCGTTCCTCGAAAACACCCAGCTGATCCGCATCGACGAGACGATCGAGCGCGTCGAGGCGGTTCGCGGCGGCACCGGCGCGCTGTTTGGCAGCGGTCAGCCCGGCCTCACCGTCAACTTCGTCCAGAAGGAAGGCGGGCGCGATTTCGAGGGTCTGGTGAAGGCCAGCATCACCGACTATGGCGACCTGCGCGGCGACATGCTGCTCTCGGGCCCGCTCGGTGAGAACACCAGCTTCATGGTCGGCGGCTATTATTCGAGCGGCGAGGGCATCCGCAGCCCCGGCTTCACGGCCGAAAAGGGTGGCCAGATCACCGGCAATATCCGCCACGATCTCGACAAGGGCTCGATCCTCGTCTTCGCGCGCTACCTCAATGATCGCGGGCAGTGGCTGCTGCCGATCCCCGTGATCCGCGACGGCAACAAGGTGCGCCAGTTCGGCAATATCGATCCGGGCACCGGGGTGCTCGCCGGCCCCGAAACGCGGCTCAGCACGCTTCCCGACGGGACGCGCGCCGACCTCGCCGACGGTCGCGGCGCCAAGCTGGTCAACCTCGGCACCAATTTCGATTATGAGATCGGTGAGGGTTTCCAACTGCGTTATCGCGCGAGCTATCTCAAGGGTGATGCCGACACGACCGGTCTCGTCCCCGCCAGCACCGCAACGACCGCTAACGCCTATGCCGCCTCGCTCGGCAGCGCCGTCGGCAGCCTGACCTATGTCAACGGCGGGCAGGCGGTCGCCGGCACGCAGCAGGTGATCCGTGCGGGCACGTGGATCGTGCGCAAGCAGATCGAGGATTTCACCAACGATCTCGCGGTCGAATGGGAAAGCGGGAGCAACAAGTTCACCGTCGGCGCCTATTATTCGGACTTTTCGTCGAACGACCAATGGAACCTCGGCAACGTCCACCTGCTGACCGCCGAAAACCACGGACGCCTGCTCAACCTGACGCTCGCCGATGGCCGGGTCGCGTCGAGCAACGGCTTCACCCAAGGGTCGTTCTTCAACGTCAACGCCGCCTATGACGGCCGCGAATATGCCTTCTATGCGGTCGACGAATTCCAGATTACGCCCGAACTGCGATTTGACGCGGGCATCCGCTACCAGAATTACAAGGCGACCGGCACGATCGAGAATAACAGCTCGGTCGACACCGACAACAACCCGAATACGCTGTATAACAATGGCACGGCGGTGCTCAACGGCACCTTCCGCAACATCGCGTACAAGAAGGGCGCCTGGTCGTGGACTGCGGGGCTGAACTACGACATCTCGTCGTCGGTCGGCGTCTATGCCCGCTATAACCGCGGCAACACCAACCCATTTTTCGACAATCTGCGCGACGGGATTTTCGTGTCGCCGCGCGTCGACAATTTCGAGGGCGGGGTGAAGGTCCGCACCGATCTCGTGTCGCTCTATGCCACGCTGTTCCATACCAAGTTCAAGGGGCTGGTGACGACGGTGATCCAGAATGGCGCGCCGGTTGCCGACATCGGCGGCGCGCGCAGCACCGGGATCGAGCTCGAAGGGCAGATCCGCCCAATCGACAATTTCGCCATCGCTTTTTCGGGCACCTGGCTCGACGCGAAATACCGTGACTTCTTCGCGGGTGGCGGGACGATCGACCTCAGCGGCAACCGCGTGCAACGCCAGCCGAAATGGCAATGGCGTGTGACGCCGTCGTACGACATCGAGTTCGGCGACAATAGCAAGGTCTCGCTCTATTCGACCTTCAGCTACGTCGGCGACCGCTTCTCCGACACCGCGAACACCCAGTCGCTGCCGCATTATTTCAAGATCGATGCGGGGGTGACCGTCGATGTCAACGACGCGCTGACCTTTGCGGTGACCGGCGACAATCTGACCGACAAGGTCGGGCTGACCGAAGGCGATCCGCGCACCCTGGGGCAGACGGGGGGCGAAGTCGTCAACGCGCGCCCGATCCTCGGCCGGTCGTTCCGCTTCAGCGCCGCCTATAAATTCTAG
- the pgmB gene encoding beta-phosphoglucomutase codes for MATIENPSEAMRLVRHGDAATGAQAAALFALANGLVGVEGVIDERADRPCAYLPDAYVSRPIAYHESFPGYASATDTRVPCPSPVLLRLHIDGQPVDFGAAELVSTESALDFATGQLRRVSRWRLAGVGTLEIAVDRIVPLAGGACVTSRIRLRPIDFGGAVEASLTYGIEDKGASGGEADDPRISARLRPVWTIATPLPGDPSTVTRFAQDAVELAYRQHVAAPAAEVAAEGAGHVVRGALVAGGTLTIDRVVALASARGRPVDPAVFDDVATDFDAIAASQRAAVEALWDSAAFAIDGDDALTQALRFDLFQLHQSASRDPNHSIGAKGLTGEGYEGHYFWDAETFMLPVLALQAPDKARTLLAYRMGKLDRARAHAKALGHARGALYPWRTIAGAECSSHYPTGSAQYHINGDIAYALALYVAATGDADFRAEAAEMLFETARMWMEIGAFDARRGGAFCLYGVTGPDEYSALVDNDFYTNAIARRHLAYAAETADWLRARGDFAALASAIGLGDAEIDDWRKAADAMWLPADPVLGVHPQDDAFLGRPELPDLASRGGHGPLLMRYHPMILFRHQVAKQGNVVQAMAMDLVDVPLSRQRRNFDYYSRVTTHDSTLSSVSFAIIAARLGDEAAALGFLGECAFVDLEDRHGNTSHGLHMAALAGSWLILAQGWGGLSLAGAVPSFRPQLPAAWKAYRFRLQWRGSVIELAVDAAGCTYRLLSGAPLDIVDHGRALRISDAPVAAPRPTLKGVIFDLDGVLTDTAEDHYQAWQALADRHGLAFDRETNHQLKGVDRAGSLRLILDHAGAAVDPATFDAMLAEKNDLYRERLAGYSPANLFAGVRELFAACRAAGMKIGLASASRNAPDVVRLLGIAGEFDFIADAGAVAHAKPAPDIFLACADGMGLSPGQCIGVEDARAGISAIHAAGMVAIGIGPEEALPDAEINVTAIGDLTLDRILSAEQEAAARGRLSIRTGKVEDMPC; via the coding sequence ACGGGCTGGTCGGCGTCGAAGGGGTGATCGACGAGCGCGCGGACCGGCCCTGCGCCTATCTGCCCGACGCCTATGTCAGCCGGCCGATCGCCTATCATGAAAGCTTTCCGGGTTATGCGAGTGCGACCGATACGCGCGTCCCGTGCCCCAGCCCCGTGCTGCTGCGCCTCCATATCGACGGCCAGCCCGTAGACTTTGGCGCCGCCGAACTCGTCTCGACCGAAAGCGCGCTCGATTTTGCGACCGGCCAGCTTCGCCGCGTCTCGCGCTGGCGGCTTGCCGGCGTCGGCACGCTCGAAATTGCGGTCGACCGCATCGTCCCACTCGCTGGCGGCGCTTGTGTCACGTCGCGCATCCGCCTCCGGCCGATCGATTTCGGCGGAGCGGTCGAGGCATCGCTGACTTATGGGATCGAAGACAAGGGCGCGAGCGGCGGCGAAGCCGACGATCCGCGCATCTCGGCCCGGTTGCGGCCGGTCTGGACCATTGCCACCCCCCTGCCGGGCGACCCGTCCACGGTTACCCGGTTCGCGCAGGATGCCGTCGAGCTCGCCTATCGCCAGCATGTCGCCGCCCCCGCCGCCGAAGTGGCGGCCGAGGGCGCGGGGCATGTCGTGCGCGGCGCGCTGGTCGCCGGCGGCACCCTGACGATCGACCGGGTGGTCGCGCTGGCATCGGCGCGCGGCCGCCCGGTCGACCCCGCGGTGTTCGACGATGTGGCAACCGATTTCGACGCGATCGCCGCCAGCCAGCGTGCAGCGGTCGAGGCGCTATGGGACAGCGCGGCTTTCGCGATCGACGGCGACGATGCGCTGACGCAGGCGCTTCGCTTCGACCTGTTCCAGCTCCACCAGTCGGCAAGCCGCGACCCGAACCACAGCATCGGCGCCAAGGGGCTGACCGGCGAGGGCTATGAAGGCCATTATTTCTGGGACGCCGAAACCTTCATGCTGCCGGTGCTCGCGTTGCAGGCGCCCGACAAGGCGCGGACCTTGCTCGCCTATCGCATGGGGAAGCTCGACCGCGCGCGCGCGCATGCAAAGGCGCTCGGCCATGCGCGCGGCGCGCTCTATCCGTGGCGGACGATCGCGGGGGCAGAATGCTCGTCGCACTATCCGACGGGGTCGGCGCAATATCATATCAATGGCGATATCGCTTATGCGCTCGCGCTCTATGTCGCGGCGACGGGCGATGCGGATTTTCGCGCCGAAGCTGCCGAAATGCTGTTCGAAACCGCGCGCATGTGGATGGAGATCGGGGCGTTCGACGCGCGGCGCGGCGGCGCCTTCTGCCTCTATGGCGTGACCGGGCCCGACGAATATTCGGCGCTTGTCGACAATGATTTTTACACCAACGCCATCGCGCGCCGCCATCTGGCCTATGCTGCGGAGACCGCGGACTGGCTCCGCGCCCGCGGCGATTTTGCGGCGCTGGCCAGCGCGATCGGTCTCGGCGACGCCGAAATCGATGATTGGCGCAAGGCGGCGGACGCGATGTGGCTGCCCGCCGACCCGGTCCTCGGTGTCCACCCGCAGGATGATGCGTTTCTGGGCCGTCCGGAGCTGCCCGATCTTGCGTCGCGCGGCGGTCATGGTCCGCTGCTGATGCGTTATCACCCGATGATCCTGTTCCGCCATCAGGTTGCGAAACAGGGCAATGTCGTCCAGGCGATGGCGATGGACCTCGTCGATGTGCCGCTGTCGCGGCAGCGGCGGAATTTCGATTATTATTCCCGCGTCACGACGCATGATTCGACGCTGTCGTCGGTGTCCTTCGCCATCATCGCGGCGCGGCTCGGCGACGAGGCGGCTGCGCTCGGTTTCCTCGGCGAATGCGCCTTCGTCGATCTTGAGGATCGGCACGGCAACACCTCGCACGGCCTCCACATGGCGGCGCTGGCCGGTAGCTGGCTTATCCTCGCGCAAGGCTGGGGCGGCCTTTCTCTCGCCGGCGCGGTGCCGTCGTTCCGGCCGCAGCTTCCCGCCGCGTGGAAAGCCTATCGCTTTCGCCTGCAATGGCGCGGCAGCGTGATCGAGCTTGCGGTGGACGCGGCGGGTTGCACCTATCGCCTGCTGTCGGGCGCGCCGCTCGATATCGTCGACCATGGGCGCGCGCTGCGCATCAGCGACGCGCCGGTGGCCGCGCCGCGGCCGACGCTGAAAGGCGTGATCTTCGACCTCGACGGCGTGCTCACCGATACGGCCGAGGATCATTATCAGGCGTGGCAGGCGCTCGCCGATCGGCACGGGCTAGCGTTCGACCGCGAAACCAACCACCAATTGAAGGGCGTCGACCGCGCGGGTTCGCTGCGCCTGATCCTCGATCATGCCGGGGCTGCGGTTGATCCCGCGACCTTCGACGCGATGCTCGCCGAAAAGAACGACCTCTATCGCGAGCGGCTGGCGGGCTATTCGCCCGCAAACCTGTTCGCCGGCGTTCGCGAGCTCTTTGCGGCGTGCCGCGCGGCGGGCATGAAAATTGGCCTCGCGTCGGCCAGCCGCAACGCGCCCGACGTGGTGCGCCTGCTCGGCATCGCGGGCGAATTCGATTTTATCGCCGACGCCGGCGCGGTTGCCCACGCAAAACCCGCGCCCGACATCTTTCTGGCCTGTGCCGACGGCATGGGCCTGTCTCCCGGACAGTGCATCGGCGTCGAAGACGCGCGCGCCGGAATTTCGGCCATCCATGCGGCGGGCATGGTGGCCATTGGCATCGGGCCGGAAGAGGCGCTGCCCGATGCCGAGATCAACGTCACCGCCATAGGCGATCTGACGCTCGACCGGATCCTGTCGGCAGAACAGGAAGCGGCGGCGCGCGGACGCCTTTCAATCAGAACAGGTAAAGTGGAGGATATGCCATGTTGA
- a CDS encoding MarR family winged helix-turn-helix transcriptional regulator — protein MDSPFLMMNLLSAVYWFDEALQAALKEAGIPNVSRAQSMLIANIAAGEHRATRIARNLGVTRQAISLMLSELEARGIVELVPDPGDRRARIVRFAEQANDTRRAAAKALHYLELKLVERIGLPAYHGLRDAMRMDWGDPPRVPPEALEEPEGSAGRALPI, from the coding sequence ATGGATAGCCCGTTCCTGATGATGAATCTGCTGAGCGCCGTCTACTGGTTCGACGAAGCGCTGCAGGCCGCGCTCAAGGAAGCTGGAATTCCCAACGTCAGCCGCGCCCAGTCGATGCTGATCGCCAATATCGCGGCGGGTGAGCATCGCGCGACGCGCATCGCCCGCAATCTCGGCGTCACGCGGCAGGCGATCAGCCTGATGCTCAGCGAGCTCGAGGCGCGCGGGATCGTCGAACTCGTCCCCGACCCCGGCGACCGGCGCGCGCGGATCGTCCGTTTCGCCGAACAGGCGAACGACACGCGCCGGGCGGCCGCAAAGGCGCTGCATTATCTGGAATTGAAGCTCGTCGAGCGGATCGGCCTTCCGGCCTACCACGGGCTGCGCGACGCGATGCGGATGGATTGGGGCGATCCGCCGCGCGTGCCGCCCGAAGCGCTGGAAGAGCCCGAGGGGTCGGCCGGACGGGCTTTGCCAATTTAG
- a CDS encoding TonB-dependent receptor: MTNFGRKQSILFLAGAAIAALPAAAAAQEAADDTSGDIIVTAQRQEQRLQDVPVSVTAFSAEQLRDNSIETVQDIAIRTPGLAVSAVDPINTNFAMRGIGSAPGISQNAGGDPSVVVFIDGVYAGRGGTPDLDALDLERVEVLRGPQGTLFGKNAIGGLVQFISRKPTDETSFFFEGTYGNYDRVGVIARGNMALTDKVYLSAGLSHKQRDGFEYNETTGNDVNDLNLTTGRVALRFVPTDTLDIILRADISHQDQKGNPRHNNCDTSFQGGIHCVGINPDPRVVNAYIDGEVKRTIQTYSAEANLDLPFGTLTSLTALRKVKFNFVTPFFSNPVNPPAQIESTSFGEEDNSQFSQELRLSFDAWGGRLKGQTGVYFLKENNDRVEGQIQDFPSPANSGIGIYPQSVNARSVAVFGQVDFEIVPSLTATVGARMTWERKSGRFAGFKADSGPGLPPPLGSLAGYDVTGKKNWKAFTPRFALNWKATDDVLLYASVARGYKSGGFQGLSGTAAGASTPYDPEFAWGYEVGAKTDWLDRRLRLNVAAFRTDYSDLQVSQLVPLCCVVVSNAAKARIKGIEVEAVARPFEGFQIDGSYAYLDAKFTEYTIPGLNYTGNQLPRSPKNKFNIGGQFETPVGDLSAKLRVDYSWVDDAFFEASNIPQQLWPSHDNLDARLSLSGPDDRWELSLWGKNLTDELTPTYVTYFGPFRQILTPYAPPRTYGVTVAFKM; the protein is encoded by the coding sequence ATGACAAATTTCGGAAGGAAGCAGTCCATCCTCTTCTTGGCCGGCGCGGCGATCGCCGCGCTGCCCGCAGCCGCCGCGGCGCAGGAGGCCGCCGACGACACGAGCGGCGACATCATCGTCACCGCGCAGCGGCAGGAACAGCGGCTGCAGGACGTCCCCGTCTCGGTCACCGCCTTCAGCGCCGAGCAGCTTCGCGACAACAGCATCGAAACGGTGCAGGACATCGCGATCCGCACCCCGGGCCTTGCGGTCAGCGCGGTCGACCCGATCAACACCAACTTCGCGATGCGCGGTATCGGCAGCGCGCCGGGCATCAGTCAGAACGCCGGCGGCGACCCGTCGGTCGTCGTCTTCATCGACGGCGTCTATGCCGGGCGCGGCGGCACCCCCGACCTCGACGCGCTCGACCTCGAGCGCGTCGAGGTGCTGCGCGGACCGCAGGGCACCTTGTTCGGCAAGAATGCGATCGGCGGCCTCGTCCAGTTCATCAGCCGCAAGCCGACCGACGAGACGAGCTTCTTTTTCGAGGGCACCTACGGCAATTACGACCGTGTCGGGGTGATCGCGCGCGGCAATATGGCGCTGACCGACAAGGTGTATCTGTCAGCGGGGCTGTCGCACAAGCAGCGCGACGGCTTCGAATATAATGAGACAACGGGCAATGACGTCAACGACCTCAACCTGACGACGGGCCGCGTCGCGCTGCGTTTCGTGCCCACCGACACGCTCGACATCATCCTGCGCGCCGACATTTCGCATCAGGACCAGAAGGGCAATCCGCGCCACAATAATTGCGACACCAGCTTTCAGGGCGGCATCCACTGCGTCGGCATCAACCCCGATCCACGCGTCGTGAACGCCTATATCGACGGCGAGGTCAAACGGACGATCCAGACCTATTCGGCCGAGGCCAACCTCGACCTGCCGTTCGGGACGCTGACCTCGCTCACCGCGCTGCGCAAGGTGAAGTTCAATTTCGTCACCCCCTTCTTCAGCAACCCGGTCAACCCGCCGGCGCAGATCGAATCGACGAGTTTCGGCGAAGAAGACAACAGCCAGTTCAGCCAGGAGCTGCGCCTGTCCTTCGACGCATGGGGCGGGCGCCTGAAGGGCCAGACGGGCGTCTATTTCCTGAAGGAGAATAACGATCGCGTCGAAGGGCAGATCCAGGATTTCCCGAGCCCCGCCAATTCGGGGATCGGCATTTATCCGCAGTCGGTCAACGCGCGCAGCGTCGCGGTCTTCGGGCAGGTCGATTTCGAGATCGTCCCGTCGCTGACCGCAACGGTCGGCGCGCGCATGACATGGGAACGCAAGAGCGGCCGTTTCGCGGGCTTCAAGGCCGACAGCGGCCCCGGCCTGCCGCCGCCGCTGGGCTCGCTCGCCGGCTATGACGTGACCGGCAAAAAGAACTGGAAGGCCTTCACGCCGCGCTTCGCGCTCAACTGGAAGGCGACCGATGACGTGCTGCTCTATGCCTCGGTCGCGCGCGGCTACAAGAGCGGCGGCTTTCAGGGACTGTCGGGCACCGCGGCGGGGGCTTCGACCCCCTATGACCCCGAATTCGCCTGGGGTTACGAGGTCGGGGCGAAGACCGACTGGCTCGACCGGCGCCTGCGGCTCAACGTCGCGGCGTTCCGCACCGACTATTCGGACCTCCAGGTCTCGCAGCTCGTCCCGCTGTGCTGCGTCGTCGTCAGCAACGCAGCGAAGGCGCGGATCAAGGGGATCGAGGTCGAGGCGGTGGCGCGGCCGTTCGAGGGATTCCAGATTGACGGCAGCTATGCGTATCTCGACGCGAAGTTCACCGAATATACGATCCCGGGCCTGAACTATACCGGCAACCAGCTGCCGCGCTCGCCGAAGAACAAGTTCAACATCGGCGGCCAGTTCGAAACCCCGGTCGGCGACCTGTCGGCAAAGCTGCGCGTCGATTACAGCTGGGTCGACGATGCGTTTTTCGAGGCGTCGAACATCCCGCAGCAGCTCTGGCCTTCGCACGACAATCTGGATGCGCGCCTTTCGCTTTCGGGTCCCGACGATCGCTGGGAGTTGTCGCTGTGGGGCAAGAATCTGACCGACGAGCTGACGCCGACTTACGTCACCTATTTCGGACCCTTTCGCCAGATCCTGACGCCCTACGCGCCGCCGCGCACCTACGGCGTAACGGTCGCATTCAAGATGTGA